The Streptomyces achromogenes DNA segment GCTTGTCCCAGCCGAAGATCCACAGACCGATGAAGGTGGACTCGAAGAAGAAGGCGATCAGGGCCTCGAAGGCGAGCGGGGCGCCGAAGACGTCGCCGACGAAGCGCGAGTAGTCGGACCAGTTCATGCCGAACTGGAACTCCTGCACGATGCCGGTGACGACGCCCATCGCTATGTTGATCAGGAAGAGTTTGCCCCAGAACTTCGTCGCCCTGAGGTACTTCTCGTTCTCCGTGCGCACCCACGCGGTCTGCAGTCCGGCGGTCAGGGCCGCCAGGGAGATCGTCAGGGGGACGAAGAGGAAGTGGTAGACGGTGGTGATGCCGAACTGCCAGCGCGCCAGGGTCTCCGGCGCCAAAGCCAGGTCCACGTCGCCGCTCCTTACTCACGCTTGTGAATGCGTTCACATTCACAAGCCATTATGCCGCACGGACTTTCGACATGAGAAGGGGGGTCCCCGCCCTGTCGCGGAAACCCCCCACACCCCACCTGAACAGCCGAAACGTACTGCCGACAGGCGCTGAACACCCGTACCGGGCGCTACAGCTCCTTACGGAAGCCCTCCGCCGCTTTCAGGAAGATGTCGTTCGCCTCGGTCTCGCCGATCGTCACCCGCACACCCTCGCCCGGGAACGGCCGCACCACGACGCCGGCCTGTTCGCACGCCCCAGCGAAGGCCGCCGTCTGGTCGCCCAGCCGCAGCCACACGAAGTTGGCCTGCGTCTCGGGCACCGTCCAGCCCTGCGCGCGCAGGGCCTCGACCACGCGCAGACGCTCGCACACCAGGGTGCCGACGCGGCCGAGCAGCGCGTCCTCGGCGCGCAGGGAGGCGATCGCGGCCTCCTGCGCGAGCTGGCTGACGCCGAACGGCACCGCCGTCTTGCGCAGCGCCTCCGCGACCGGCTCGTGGGCGATGGCGAAGCCCACCCGCAGACCGGCCAGGCCGTACGCCTTGGAGAAGGTCCGCAGCACGCACACGTTGGGCCGCTTGCGGTACAGCTCGACGCCGTCCGGCACCTCGGGGTCGCGGATGAACTCGCGGTAGGCCTCGTCGAGCACGACCAGCACGTCCCGCGGCACTCGGTCCAGGAAACGTTCCAGCTCGGCCCGCCCGACGACGGTGCCCGTGGGGTTGTTGGGGTTGCAGACGAAGATCAGCCGCGTCCGGTCGGTGATCGCGTCGGCCATGGCGTCCAGGTCGTGGACGTCCCCCGGCGTCAGCGGCACCTGCACGGCACGCGCGCCGCTGATCCGCGTGATGATCGGGTACGCCTCGAAGGACCGCCAGGCGTAGATCACCTCGTCGCCGGGGCCGGAGGTCGCCTGGACGAGCTGCTGGGCGACGCCGACCGAGCCGGTGCCGGTGGCCAGATGCGCGGCCGGCACACCGAAGCGCTCGGAGATCTCGTTCACCAGCGCCGTGCAGGCCAGGTCCGGGTAGCGGTTGAAGGCGGCGGCCGCGGCCGTCACGCTCTCCATCACCCCGGGCAGCGGCGGATAGGGGTTCTCGTTGGAGGACAGCTTGTAGGCCACGGGACCGCCCGCCGCAGCCGGCCTGCCCGGCTTGTAGGTGGGGATACCCTCCAGCTCGGCGCGCAGCTTGGGGCTCGTCTCGCTCACCGCAGTCCTCCTCGTGACACCACCGGCTTCAATACTGCTCACCTTATGAGGATTCGGCCCCGGTGCGAACAGCCGAGGAGCCGGTGACGGAGGACGGACAGGAGCGAGCGGCCCGTCCGGTCCCCTCGGGACGCCAGGACCTCCGCGACTTCTGGGGACGAAGGCGGACGAAGGGGTGGACACCCGGGGGCGCGCCGTGCATATATCTATGCGCCGGTGGCTCACGCCGTGGCGCGCATCCCTCGTGCAGGTGAGTTGAGACCTCTTCGAAACATCGGTGCGTTGGCAGGCTCATCCGCGCCGACACGTCACGTCCTGGGGTTGAAACCGCCAACTGACTTTGTTTCTAGCGCACTTGACCCCCTATCGCCTTGCAGAAACGTGCCTGTCAATGCGTGCATATGCGTCCGCCCTACCCCACCGAATGAGCCCTACTATCGGCTCGCCATGACAGCAGCAGGGAAGCACCAGGTGAGCCGCGCGGAAACCTCACGCCGAGGCAGCCGGCCGGGCCGGGCGGGCATCAGGGACGTGGCCGCCGCCGCCGGAGTGTCCATCACGACCGTCTCGGACGCCCTCAACGGCAAGGGCAGGCTCCCCGACGCCACCCGACGCCATGTCCGCGAGGTCGCCGACCGACTGGGCTACCGCCCCTCCGCGGCCGCCCGAACCCTCCGTACCGGCAAGTCGGGCCTCATCGGCCTGACCGTGACCACGTACGGGGATGAACCTTTCACCTTCACCGAGTTCGCGTACTTCGCGGAGATGGCGCGGGCCGCCACGTCGGCCGCGCTGGCCCGCGGCTACGCACTCGTCATCCTCCCCGCGACCTCGCGCCACGACGTGTGGTCGAACGTCGCCCTGGACGGCACGGTCGTCATCGACCCCTCCGACCAGGATCCGGTGGTCAGCGAGCTGGTCCGGCAGGGTTTACCGGTCGTCTCCGACGGCCGCCCGGCCGGCACGCTCCCGGTCACCGCGTGGGTGGACAACGACCACGAGGCGGCCGTCCTCGACATCCTCGACCACCTGGCCGACGCCGGCGCCCGCCGCATCGGCCTGCTCACCGGCACCACGACCGACACCTACACGCACCTGTCGACCAGCGCCTACCTCCAGTGGTGCGAGCGGGTGGGCCAGGACCCCGTCTACGAGGCCTACCCCGCCCACGACCCGTGCGCGGGCGCCGTGGCCGCCGACCGACTGCTGGCCCGCCCGGACCGCCCCGACGCCGTCTACGGCCTGTTCGACCCCAACGGCACCGACCTCCTCGCCGCCGCCCGCCGCTACGGGCTGCGCGTCCCGGAGGAGCTGCTGATCGTCTGCTGCAGCGAGTCCACGGTGTACGCCAACACCGAGCCGCCCGTGACCACCCTCTCCCTCAAGCCGCGACGCATCGGGACGGCGGTGGTGCAGCTCCTCATCGACGCGATCGAGGGCGTGGAGTCGGAACGGACGGTCGAGCAGGTGATACCGACCGAGCTGATGGTGCGCACGTCGTCCCAGCGCCGCCCGCCCCGCACGACGGTCAGCCCGCCCCGGGCACCCGAGAAGGGGTGAGCGGGACGACCCGCCGGGGGGCGTGCGTGCCGAGTGGGTGCGTGCCGAGTGGGTGCGTGCCGAGCGGGTGCGTGCCGAGCGGGTGCGTGCCGAGCGGATGCGTGCCGAGCGGGTGAACCCGGGGCGCGGGACTCGGTCCCGGGGTGGGCCGCGTCGCGTCAACGCCGGTGAGCGCGCAGCACGTACGGGCGTTTTCCGGCGGGCGGGCAACGCCTCGGACGACGGAGTGCCCGACGGCCCGTCAGACAGGGACCATGGTCCCGGCCGGCCGGTGCGGCAGACCCGGGCAGCTCTCCCGCTCTTCACTTGTCACGTTGCTTCACTTCGTCCTCTGTGGCCACCCGTCCTCAGCAGTCACCGAAGTCACATGCGCCCCGGCCGACGCACTGCGCCTCACCGGTCCCCCATCGGGCGCCGACCCCGCCGACCGGCGGAGCCATCCGGTGGTGCCGTGGTGCGGACACGGTGTGCGTGGGATGGGCGGGGACTGCCGAAGCCCGGGCCAATCGGGGCGAAAGCCGCGACGAACCGGAGCCGCGTCTCGATTCCCCACCCCTGGGTCATCACACGGCGCGATCCGCATTCCTATGATGGGCGCACGGCACCGCGGGCCGCTGCGACCAGGCAGCCCGAAGGGTGCAGATGCGGCGCGATGGTGGAGGGGTCTGATGACTCAGGGGGCCGGTCAGGGACCCGAGGTGGAGCGGACGGCGACGTTGCGTGACTTCCGGGTGCCCGCGTACGTCAACGAGACCGGTCCGTACGACCACGACATCCATCCCGGGAACGCCGCACCGCCTCTCGAGGAGCCGCTCGAGCACCCGGACGGCTACACGCCGACCCAGCGCGACCTGCCCGTCATCAACCGTCGCGGCGACACCCTCCAGGTGAGCGTGGACCCGACGGCCGTGCAGGCCTCGGTGACCGCGACCGGCCCGGGCCCGCTGTTCGTCGTCGGCGACGTGCACGGCTACCTCGACGACCTGATGGCCGCTCTGCGGGAGAAGGGCCTGGTCGACGCCGCCGGCAACTGGTGCGCGGGCACGGCCCGCCTCTGGTTCCTCGGCGACTTCACCGACCGCGGTCCGGACGGCATCGGCGTCATCGACCTCGTCATGCGGCTGTCCGCCGAAGCCGCCGCGGCCGGGGGGTACTGCAAGGCGCTCATGGGCAACCACGAACTGCTGCTGCTCGGTGCCAAGCGGTTCGGCGACACCCCGGTCAACTCCGGCGCGGGCACCGCCACCTTCCAGGCGGCCTGGCTGCTCAACGGCGGCCAGAAGTACGACATGGACCGGCTCCAGGACCACCACCTGCAGTGGATGTCCCGTCTGGACGCCATGGAGGAGGTCGACGGTCATCTGCTCGTCCACTCCGACACCACCGCCTACCTCGACTACGGCGACTCGATCGAGGCGGTCAACGACACCGTCCGCGAAACGATCACGCGTAACGACGCGGACGAGGTGTGGGATCTGTTCCGCAAGTTCACGAAGCGTTTCTCCTTCCGCGACGAGGGCGGCGCCGACGCCGTGCGCTCCCTCCTCGATACGTACGGCGGCACCCGCATCGTTCACGGCCACAGCCCGATTCCCTACCTGCTCGGCGAAGTCGGCTCCGAGGAGGGCGAGGACAACAGCGGGCCGCATGTCGAAGGACCGCACGTCTACGCCGACGGGCTGGCCATCGCGATGGACGGCGGCGTGACGATGGCCGGGAAACTCCTGGTCCAGCAATTGCCCTTGGGTATCTGAGCGTTACGGGATGCTCGCGGTGCGTCACCCATGCCGCTGTCGACCCGTCGGCAGGGCCGCAGGTCAGGGGCCAATTTCGGCAAACCCCCTGTCACGCCATGCCGTCGCCGCTCTACCATCGGTTCATCCGTAGCAGGCTCCCCTCCGTTTCTGCCCGACGGCTCGTTGGCATGCGAGCCCCAAGCCCTACGGAGCATCGGGGGATGCACATGAACAGCGTTCCGCAGCACCTGCACAGCGAGGACCGCCAGGAGTACGAGCGGGTCCTCGACGAGGCGCTGCGCTCCGCCCCACACCACCCGGAACTGGCTGCTGTCGGACAGCGGCTCAACCCCGAACAACTGCGCACCATGGCCCTCAACGCCTCCGCGCTCATCGCGGTGGCCGCGGCGGCCGAATACCAGCACTACGTGAAGATCCGCGAGGAACTGCGCCACCCCGCGCCGACGAACCCGACGACCGTGTCGGGCCCCTCGTCCTCCGCAGGGACCGGCCCCGCGGAGCCGGGCGCGACCGCCATGGGCATCGCCACCAGCATGGGGGAGGCGGCCCAGGCCGCCGAAGCCGCCGGCGCCGGCGCGGTCGCCGCCGTCCTCACCCCCGTCCTCGCCGGGACCGCCGCGGCGATATTCCTCCTCGTCGGCTACATCCTCAGAGTGCTCGACCCCCAACAGGCGTTCGCCCGGACGATGCTCACGGCGGGCTGGGCCTTCGGGGCCGTCGCCGCGGCCGCGATCCTGGTCGCCACCGTCGCGCTGCTGCTCACCGCCCTGCGCAACCGGCCCTCCCTGGAGGCCGGACCGTACAGCGAACTGAGCGAAGAGGTGGACCAGGCCAGAGAGGCCTGGCGGGAAGCCCTGCTGGAACGCGGCATCCTGCCGTTCCTCCGGGAGGCGCTCGCCGCTCCCGGTGCGGTGACCCCCGTGCACAGCGACCCGGTTCCGCCCGCGCCCGTCAGCCGCCTCCCGAAGATCGGCTACGACCGCCCGGGCTTCAGCAGCCCCGACGACGGCCGCTCGGCCGGCTCACGGCCCAGTTTCAGCAGCCCGGACTACTCCAGCCCGGACTTCGGCGGACCGGACCACCAGCCGGAGTAGGGCGTCCGGTTCACGCCCCGGCGACCCGGCCGCCGCGCCGTCAGGTCCGCCACCCGATGCCGGGAGCGCGGGCCGAGGACGGTGCGACGCCCGAGGGCCGGGACGGCCGGAACCGGGACAGCGCCGGCCCCACTGACACCGGCTCAGGCGGTACCAGGGACCGCCCGGGTCAGGGGCGCCGAGGTTCTGATGCCGCGCCCGGGCGGGGGCTCGGGTGTCCTCTGCCCGGCCCCAGGCGCGGACGGTGATGGGAGGGGCGCGTCCCATGACCGGAGGGCGGTCAAAGGCAGTCAGAGGATGCCGGCCTGCCCCGCAGCCGTGATCCAGCTGGGGAACTCGGAGAGAAGCCGGTCGTACAGCTCCTGGTCGGGGACGCCGGCGATGTCGTCGACGGCGAAGAAGCCCACGTTGTCCACACGGCGCCCGGGCAGCGTGTCGAACCGCTCCAGGACCCCGTAGTTGGACCGCCCGAGTCCCACGAACTGCCAGAAGATCGGCTCCTCGACCGCGGCCCGCAGCTCCCGCTCGATCGCTGCGTCCCGGTAGACCCCTCCGTCGGAGAAGAACAGCACCAGCGTCGGAACAGGCGCCGGATTCTCCCGAACGTAGGACCTGACCTGCGCGATCGCCTTCTGCTCCTCGTTCTGGATGCCGACCGAGCGCATGTCGACCTGGCCCGGCTCCATCCCCTTGCGGGGCTTCTTGCCGCGCCGGAACAGGCTCATCTCTCCCCCGCGCACATGCAGCCGCAGCCACTCGGGCAGTTCCCCCAGACGCAGGTCGGGGAGGCGAGCGGCTTCGCTGGCGAACGTCCAGGCCTGCATCTCGCCGTCGTCGTCGAGTTGCGCCACCACCGCCGCCATCCGCTCCACGACGTCCGCCACCACCCCCCGGGAGTACAGGAACGCCATGGAACCGGAGGCGTCGAGGACGAGCACGACCCGGGCACTGATCCCGGCCGCCCCCCGCTTGCTCAGGCTGACGGCGACCTGCTCCTTGCGCAGCGACAGGCGCTTGCGCATGTCCACGGGAAGCCGCTCCTCACCCTTGGACAGCCGGGGACCCGAGGACCCGGCGACCGCCTCCGGCAGGCCCGGGTGAACGGGTGCCCGCGGGGCCGGCGGACCGGCCGGGGGCACACCCGCGCTGCCGACCCTGGGCGCATCCGGACTGCCGACCCGCGGCGTGCCCGGGCTGCCGACCTGAGGCGGCGCCGTCGACTGAGCGGGCGCCTCTTCCTGCTCCTCGTCCACCGTGATCCCGAAGTCGGTGGCCAGCCCCGCGAGCCCGGACGCGTACCCCTGCCCGACCGCCCGGAACTTCCAGCGGCCCTCACGCCGGTAGAGCTCACCGCCGATGAACGCCGTCTCGGTATCGGCCTGCATCTCGAAGCGAGCCAGTTCGGATCCCCCGTCCGTGTGCAGCACCCGCAGTGTCAGACCGCTGACCTGTCCGAAGACGCCGCCGTCGGCCGACGCACACAGCACCACCCGCGTGATGACGCCCTCCAGCGCACCGAAGTCCACCTCCATCGTGTCGGTCGTGAAGCCGCCGGCGCGCTGCTTGCCGAGGTGCCGCACGGCGCCGGATGCATGGCGGGGCTGGTTGTAGAAGACGAAGTCACCGTCGTCCCGCACCCGTCCGTCGGCGGTCAGCAGCAGCGCCGAGGCGTCCACGTCCGGCCCTGCGGCCCCCTCGGACCAGCTGAGTTCCACACGAACGGCGTGCGAGTCGACCGCCAGGTTGGCGCCTTTGCTCATGGATCGCGCAGTCATGAGCCCAGTGAAGCACCGCGACCCCGGTCCCCGGCCGGGTGAGCCTCCCCGGCCGGGCACTTCGGTGAACCGCACCCGGGCCTCAGGACGGCCCGGGTCGTACGTCGACCCCCGCCGTCAGGTGGCCAGGGGCAGATACACCCGGTTCCCGCCCTCCGCGAACTCCTTGGACTTCTGCGCCATGCCCTCCTCGATCTCCGCCCTGCTGCCGCCGTGAGCCCGACGGATGTCTTGGGAGATCTTCATCGAGCAGAACTTCGGCCCGCACATCGAGCAGAAGTGCGCCGTCTTCGCGGGCTCGGCCGGGAGGGTCTCGTCGTGGAACTCCCGTGCCGTGTCCGGGTCGAGGGCGAGATTGAACTGGTCCTCCCAACGGAACTCGAAGCGTGCGTCGGACAGCGCGTCGTCCCATTCCTGCGCGCCGGGGTGTCCCTTGGCGAGGTCGGCGGCGTGGGCGGCGATCTTGTAGGTGATGACACCGGTCTTGACGTCATCGCGATTGGGCAGACCGAGGTGTTCCTTGGGCGTGACGTAGCAGAGCATCGCCGTGCCCCACCAGGCGATCATCGCGGCGCCGATGCCGGAGGTGATGTGGTCGTACGCGGGCGCGACGTCGGTCGTCAGCGGGCCGAGGGTATAGAACGGAGCTTCATCACAGATCTCCTGCTGAAGGTCGATGTTCTCCTTGATCTTGTGCATCGGGACATGCCCCGGGCCTTCGATCATCGTCTGTACATGGAAACGCTTGGCGATCCTGTTGAGTTCCCCGAGCGTCCTCAACTCGGCGAACTGCGCCTCGTCGTTGGCGTCCGCGATGGATCCCGGCCGCAGCCCGTCGCCCAGCGAGTAGGTGACGTCGTAGGCGGCGAGGATCTCGCAGAGTTCCTCGAAGTTCTCGTAGAGGAACGACTCCTTGTGATGGGCGAGACACCAGGCGGCCATGATCGAGCCGCCGCGCGACACGATGCCGGTCTTGCGGTTGGCGGTGAGCGGGACGTACGGGAGACGGACGCCCGCGTGGACCGTCATGTAGTCCACGCCCTGCTCGGCCTGCTCGATGACCGTGTCCTTGTAGATGTCCCAGGTCAGCTCCTCGGCGCGGCCGTCGACCTTCTCCAGCGCCTGATACAGCGGCACCGTGCCGATGGGGACGGGGGAGTTGCGCAGCACCCATTCGCGAGTGGTGTGGATGTTGCGCCCGGTGGACAGATCCATGACCGTGTCGGCGCCCCAGCGGGTCGCCCAGGTCATCTTCTCGACCTCCTCCTCGATGGAGGACGTCACCGCCGAGTTGCCGATGTTGGCGTTGACCTTCACCAGGAACCGTTTGCCAATGATCATCGGCTCGATCTCCGGGTGGTTGACGTTGGCCGGCAGCACGGCCCGGCCCGCCGCAATCTCCTCGCGCACCACCTCGGGAGAAACGTTCTCCCGGATGGCCACGAACTCCATCTCGGGGGTGATCTCCCCACGGCGCGCGTACGCGAGCTGGGTGACAGCCTTGCCGTCCCGTCCACGGCGCGGCAGACGCGGCCGGCCCGGGAACACCGCGTCGAGGTTGCGCAGCCCTCCACGGGGCGAGGTGTGCTTGATGCCGTCGTCCTCCGGACGAACGGGACGGCCTGCGTACTCCTCGGTGTCGCCACGCGAGATGATCCAGTTCTCGCGCAGCGGCAGCAGTCCCCTGCGCACGTCCGTCTCGACGAGCGGATCGGTGTACGGGCCGGACGTGTCGTACAGCGTGACCGACCGGCCGTTGGTGAGGTGCACCTGTCGGACCGGCACCCGGAGGTCAGGGCGATCGCCCTCGACGTATCCCTTGTGCCAGCCGATGGACCTCCCGCCCTCCACATCGTCGACGTCGACCGCGTTGTCGCTGGTGACGTCCTGCATGGAGGCAGGCGTGCGTGCGTCCTTGTTGGTCATGAGACCTACTCCCTACGCCGGCATTACCCGGTAACAGGTTCGGCGGTCGACGCAGCGGCTACCGTCTCCCGACGCCCATGGAAAACATCACTCGATTCGAGAGACGTTTCACGTGAAACATCGCGAAGACGGAGGTCAGCGTCCTCTCAGCCCGGTGCTCCGAGCTCCCGCGTGTGCAAAAGGTGGCTCCACGCTAGCGGTTTATGTGGCGCGGTGAACAGTGGGCCTCTTTCGTTCTTGCGATGATCGGGCGGTGACGACACACCAGCCCCCGTACCCACCGCCTGAGCCGCCCCGCCGGCCTGCCGCCGGAAACGGTCCCGGCGGTGGCCCGGGCACCGGTGCCGCCAACGGCTTCGAACCAGGCCCCGGACGCGGCCCCGGAGATGACCGCAGTGTCGACAGCGGCATGGACACCGGTGTCGGCAGCGGTCACCTTCACGAGCGCCCCCACGGCTCCGGCCCTGATCAGCCACCGGGATACGCCCGCGGGTCGGGGGGCCTGAGCGGTCTGCGCCGTCGGGGTCGTGGTGCGGCTCCGGGCGACCAGGACGGAAGTCCCGGTGGAGCTCCTGCGCAGGGTCGCGGGGACGGGCAGGGAAACCGCCCGGCAGAGCGGGCCGGGGCGGGTTCCGGCCAGCCCACCGGCCCCGGTCCCATGAGCGGCTACGACCAGGACCGCGCACACGTGGCCGGGTACGGACACGTCCCACCCGAGCGGGGAAACCCGCCGGGGCAGCCGTCCGGGTACGGGCGGGGACAGAATCCAGGCAACGGTCACGAACCCTTCCCCGCCCCACCTCGTCACAGCGGTTGGGAAAACAGCCCCGCCGAGCGGCACGACAGCGGCCACGCGCACCGCCACGACGACGCTCAAAGGGCCGGCCACGGCGACGCGCAAGGGTCCGGCCACGGTCACGGCCATGCCTCCCGGCACGGTCACGATGCCGACCACGGTCACGATGCCGTTGCCGGACTGGGCTCCGACGGCGACGGCAGCGGTGGGAGCGGGAGCGGCGGACACGGGCCCGGGCATACGCACGGTCACAGCCACAGCCACGGTCCCGCCGCCCCCGTCTCCCAGCACCTGCGCAAGGTCATCGCGGCCATCCTCATCCCGTTCGGAGCCGCGGTACTGGTCGGGCTCGTGGTGCTGTGGCCCGGCGGAGCCCCCGCGCACGAGCGCACCGGCGTCGGCTTCGACCGGCAGACCCAGCAGGCCACGGTCACCAAGGTGCTGCGCGTGAGCTGCGCGTCGGTGAACGCCTCCGGCGACGCCCCCACCGGGGACACCTCCACGGCCGAAGGATCCTCCGCCCAACAGCAGGCGAGCGGCACCTGCAAGAAGGCCACGATCCGGGTGGACACCGGTGACGACAAGGGCCGCACGTTCACCGAGATCGTCCAGCCCGACCAGTCACGGCAGTTGGAGCAGGGCGAGAAGGTCGTGGTCGCCTATGAGCCCTCCGCGCCGAAGGACCTCCAGTACTCGGTCGCCGACGTGAACCGCCGTGTGCCGATGGCGTTGCTGGCCATCATCTTCGCGGTCGCCGTCGTGGTCGTCGGGCGGCTCCGCGGCGTCATGGCGCTGATCGCGCTGGCCATCAGCTTCATGGTGCTGAACTTCTTCGTTCTCCCCGCGATCCTGCAGGGATCCAACCCACTGATCGTGGCGGTGGTGGGGTCGAGCGCCATCATGCTGATCGCGTTGTATCTCTGTCACGGCCTGTCGGCCCGCACCTCCGTCGCGGTGCTCGGCACGCTCATCTCGCTGCTGCTGATCGGCGTCCTCGGTTCGCTGTTCATCGACTGGGCCTTCCTGACCGGCAACACGGACGACAACACCGGCCTGATCCACGGCCTGTACCCGTCCATCGACATGAGCGGTCTACTGCTCGCCGGCATCATCATCGGCTCGCTCGGTGTCCTCGACGACGTGACCGTCACCCAGACATCGGCGGTCTGGGAACTGCACGAGGCCAACCCGTCGATGGGCTGGCGTGCTCTCTACCGCGCCGGCATCCGCATCGGCCGGGACCACATCGCCTCCGTGGTGAACACGCTCGTCCTCGCCTACGCGGGTGCGGCGCTGCCCCTGCTGCTGCTCTTCTCGATCGCGCAGAGCAGCGTGGGGACGGTCGCCAACAGCGAGTTGGTCGCCGAGGAGATCGTGCGGACGCTGGTGGGCTCGATCGGCCTCGTCGCCTCCGTGCCCGTCACGACGGCCCTGGCGGCCCTCGTGGTCGCCTCGGACCGCCCCTCCTCGGCCGCGGCGCCGACGACGGCTCAGAGTGCGCCTCCAGGGGCATCGACGGCTTCCGCCGGGGCGGCGCCCGCCGGTTCGTCCCCGGCCCGGGGCAGCCGGGGCAGACGACGCAAGCACTGATCGAACCGCCGGACCGGGAAGCCTCCTCGGCACCGACTGCGCAGACCTCGCCCGGACGACGTTCCGCGGCCGGGCGGTCCGTCGTCCGGGCGGCGGCCCGCTGGCGGCCGGACCGCGGAGCGGCCGGACCGGAGGAAACCGGACCGGAGGCAACCGGACGGGGGGCAGCCCGGCAGCACGCGCAGTGCGAGCAGCGTGGATGGCACGAACAGCGCGGGCGCGCCCTGCGTTGCGGCCGCCCCGCAGGCCTCAACGACACGGCCGACGCGGTCCGGCGCGCAAGCAGGGCGGTGCGGGCTGCCATGGAACCGGCGACGCCCACCCTGCCACGCCCGCCAGGAGACGAAGAACCGTTCCTGCGCAACGCCGTCCGCAGCGGGGCATCCCGATCCGGCACCCTCCGTCACCGTCACCTCAGCCGGCGTTCTGCTCCTCCGCCAGGATGCGGTTCAGCGCCTCGTCCAGATGCGCGTCGAAGTCGGCGAGCGCACCCTCCTGGCCGAGCGGGACCACTTTGTCGGTGCGGTCGAGGAAGGCCACGAGCGGGGCC contains these protein-coding regions:
- the hisC gene encoding histidinol-phosphate transaminase; the encoded protein is MSETSPKLRAELEGIPTYKPGRPAAAGGPVAYKLSSNENPYPPLPGVMESVTAAAAAFNRYPDLACTALVNEISERFGVPAAHLATGTGSVGVAQQLVQATSGPGDEVIYAWRSFEAYPIITRISGARAVQVPLTPGDVHDLDAMADAITDRTRLIFVCNPNNPTGTVVGRAELERFLDRVPRDVLVVLDEAYREFIRDPEVPDGVELYRKRPNVCVLRTFSKAYGLAGLRVGFAIAHEPVAEALRKTAVPFGVSQLAQEAAIASLRAEDALLGRVGTLVCERLRVVEALRAQGWTVPETQANFVWLRLGDQTAAFAGACEQAGVVVRPFPGEGVRVTIGETEANDIFLKAAEGFRKEL
- a CDS encoding LacI family DNA-binding transcriptional regulator, which encodes MTAAGKHQVSRAETSRRGSRPGRAGIRDVAAAAGVSITTVSDALNGKGRLPDATRRHVREVADRLGYRPSAAARTLRTGKSGLIGLTVTTYGDEPFTFTEFAYFAEMARAATSAALARGYALVILPATSRHDVWSNVALDGTVVIDPSDQDPVVSELVRQGLPVVSDGRPAGTLPVTAWVDNDHEAAVLDILDHLADAGARRIGLLTGTTTDTYTHLSTSAYLQWCERVGQDPVYEAYPAHDPCAGAVAADRLLARPDRPDAVYGLFDPNGTDLLAAARRYGLRVPEELLIVCCSESTVYANTEPPVTTLSLKPRRIGTAVVQLLIDAIEGVESERTVEQVIPTELMVRTSSQRRPPRTTVSPPRAPEKG
- a CDS encoding metallophosphoesterase; its protein translation is MTQGAGQGPEVERTATLRDFRVPAYVNETGPYDHDIHPGNAAPPLEEPLEHPDGYTPTQRDLPVINRRGDTLQVSVDPTAVQASVTATGPGPLFVVGDVHGYLDDLMAALREKGLVDAAGNWCAGTARLWFLGDFTDRGPDGIGVIDLVMRLSAEAAAAGGYCKALMGNHELLLLGAKRFGDTPVNSGAGTATFQAAWLLNGGQKYDMDRLQDHHLQWMSRLDAMEEVDGHLLVHSDTTAYLDYGDSIEAVNDTVRETITRNDADEVWDLFRKFTKRFSFRDEGGADAVRSLLDTYGGTRIVHGHSPIPYLLGEVGSEEGEDNSGPHVEGPHVYADGLAIAMDGGVTMAGKLLVQQLPLGI
- a CDS encoding VWA domain-containing protein translates to MTARSMSKGANLAVDSHAVRVELSWSEGAAGPDVDASALLLTADGRVRDDGDFVFYNQPRHASGAVRHLGKQRAGGFTTDTMEVDFGALEGVITRVVLCASADGGVFGQVSGLTLRVLHTDGGSELARFEMQADTETAFIGGELYRREGRWKFRAVGQGYASGLAGLATDFGITVDEEQEEAPAQSTAPPQVGSPGTPRVGSPDAPRVGSAGVPPAGPPAPRAPVHPGLPEAVAGSSGPRLSKGEERLPVDMRKRLSLRKEQVAVSLSKRGAAGISARVVLVLDASGSMAFLYSRGVVADVVERMAAVVAQLDDDGEMQAWTFASEAARLPDLRLGELPEWLRLHVRGGEMSLFRRGKKPRKGMEPGQVDMRSVGIQNEEQKAIAQVRSYVRENPAPVPTLVLFFSDGGVYRDAAIERELRAAVEEPIFWQFVGLGRSNYGVLERFDTLPGRRVDNVGFFAVDDIAGVPDQELYDRLLSEFPSWITAAGQAGIL
- the thiC gene encoding phosphomethylpyrimidine synthase ThiC — protein: MTNKDARTPASMQDVTSDNAVDVDDVEGGRSIGWHKGYVEGDRPDLRVPVRQVHLTNGRSVTLYDTSGPYTDPLVETDVRRGLLPLRENWIISRGDTEEYAGRPVRPEDDGIKHTSPRGGLRNLDAVFPGRPRLPRRGRDGKAVTQLAYARRGEITPEMEFVAIRENVSPEVVREEIAAGRAVLPANVNHPEIEPMIIGKRFLVKVNANIGNSAVTSSIEEEVEKMTWATRWGADTVMDLSTGRNIHTTREWVLRNSPVPIGTVPLYQALEKVDGRAEELTWDIYKDTVIEQAEQGVDYMTVHAGVRLPYVPLTANRKTGIVSRGGSIMAAWCLAHHKESFLYENFEELCEILAAYDVTYSLGDGLRPGSIADANDEAQFAELRTLGELNRIAKRFHVQTMIEGPGHVPMHKIKENIDLQQEICDEAPFYTLGPLTTDVAPAYDHITSGIGAAMIAWWGTAMLCYVTPKEHLGLPNRDDVKTGVITYKIAAHAADLAKGHPGAQEWDDALSDARFEFRWEDQFNLALDPDTAREFHDETLPAEPAKTAHFCSMCGPKFCSMKISQDIRRAHGGSRAEIEEGMAQKSKEFAEGGNRVYLPLAT
- a CDS encoding YibE/F family protein gives rise to the protein MSGYDQDRAHVAGYGHVPPERGNPPGQPSGYGRGQNPGNGHEPFPAPPRHSGWENSPAERHDSGHAHRHDDAQRAGHGDAQGSGHGHGHASRHGHDADHGHDAVAGLGSDGDGSGGSGSGGHGPGHTHGHSHSHGPAAPVSQHLRKVIAAILIPFGAAVLVGLVVLWPGGAPAHERTGVGFDRQTQQATVTKVLRVSCASVNASGDAPTGDTSTAEGSSAQQQASGTCKKATIRVDTGDDKGRTFTEIVQPDQSRQLEQGEKVVVAYEPSAPKDLQYSVADVNRRVPMALLAIIFAVAVVVVGRLRGVMALIALAISFMVLNFFVLPAILQGSNPLIVAVVGSSAIMLIALYLCHGLSARTSVAVLGTLISLLLIGVLGSLFIDWAFLTGNTDDNTGLIHGLYPSIDMSGLLLAGIIIGSLGVLDDVTVTQTSAVWELHEANPSMGWRALYRAGIRIGRDHIASVVNTLVLAYAGAALPLLLLFSIAQSSVGTVANSELVAEEIVRTLVGSIGLVASVPVTTALAALVVASDRPSSAAAPTTAQSAPPGASTASAGAAPAGSSPARGSRGRRRKH